In the genome of Natronomonas salina, the window GAACGCCGCCAGCGAGGCGACCGTCAGCAGGCCGCCGAAGGCCAGCGCGTTCCGGACCGGCACCCGGTGGGTCGCGACGGGGCGGTCGGCGGTCCGCTCCATCCGCTGGTCGATGTCGCGCTCGAGGACGTGGTTGTAGGTGCCCGAGGCGCCGATGGCGAGGACGCCGCCGCCGAGCGTGGCGACGACCGTCCGGATCGTCGGCGTCCCGGCCAGCGCCATGCCGGCCCCGGCGACGAGACAGAGCAGCCACATCAGCCGTGGCTTCATGAGCTGGAAGTACGCCCACGCGGTCGCCTTCGCGCGCTCGATACCGGCGAGGTCCGGCGATTGGGCCGGCCCGACGGGTTCGTCGGCGAGGTCGGGCTCCGGGACCGCCCCGGGGGCGTCGTCGCTGCCGGTCTCGGTCTCGAGGTGCCAGGCCAGCGCCAGGACGAGCGACCCGAAGATCGCCATCCCGACGAGGAGGTGGAGGCCGGCGAAGTCGACGCCGTTGGCGACCAGGGCGCCGAACCCGGCCTGGACCGGGTAGAGGACCAGCGCCACGGCGAGTGCGGCGCGGGCCCGGGATCCGAGGTCGCTCCAGCCGAAGACGGCCAGGGCGACGATCAGGAGGCCGACGAGCGCCGCGGCGGCGCGGTGGAGGAGGACGACGAGGACGGCGGGGTCGGCGATCGGACCGGCGCACGTCGGCCAGCCCGAGCAGGCCGCGGCGGCGTCGGCCAGCGCCGCGGTCGCGCCCACGACGACGAGCGCGTACACGGAGACGACCGCCGACGCGAGCAGGGTGGTGGTCGAGGGCTGGCGAACCATGGCGGAGGATTCGTCCACGGGCACTTAGACCTCCTGTTTCCGGTCCCGTCGGCTGGAAGTCAGCAACTATTTAGTTCGGTGCATCCAACCGCCGACAATGAGAGTCACGCGCCTCGCCACGGCGGCCCTCGGCGGGTTCCTCTTGCTCGCGCTGGCCGCGGACCCCGTGCTGGCACAGTCGCGCAACGCGAACCTGATCAACGACCTCAACACGACGCTGCTGTACGCCGCCG includes:
- a CDS encoding heme o synthase, translating into MVRQPSTTTLLASAVVSVYALVVVGATAALADAAAACSGWPTCAGPIADPAVLVVLLHRAAAALVGLLIVALAVFGWSDLGSRARAALAVALVLYPVQAGFGALVANGVDFAGLHLLVGMAIFGSLVLALAWHLETETGSDDAPGAVPEPDLADEPVGPAQSPDLAGIERAKATAWAYFQLMKPRLMWLLCLVAGAGMALAGTPTIRTVVATLGGGVLAIGASGTYNHVLERDIDQRMERTADRPVATHRVPVRNALAFGGLLTVASLAAFLSVNLLTAALGLAAIVFYSVVYTLVLKPNTVQNTVIGGAAGALPALIGYAAVTGTFGLPGAVLALVIFLWTPAHFYNLALAYRDDYERGGFPMMPVVRGETETRKHIVLYLGATLLGASALTALTDLGWLYAVTTVALGAVFLWTVVRLHREQTESAAFRAFHASNAYLGLLLVAVVVDALAF